A window of the Loxodonta africana isolate mLoxAfr1 chromosome 3, mLoxAfr1.hap2, whole genome shotgun sequence genome harbors these coding sequences:
- the NCMAP gene encoding noncompact myelin-associated protein produces the protein MTTATPLGDTTFFSLNITTRGEDFLYKSSGAIVAAIVVVVIIIFTVVLILLKMYNRKMRTRRELEPKVHKPVSPSAPGPNNNSSQQPATVTFTPVDVHMENR, from the exons ATGACCACAGCCACCCCTTTGGGGGATACCACCTTCTTCTCGTTGAACATAACCACCAGGGGAGAAGACTTCCTGTATAAGA GTTCTGGAGCCATCGTTGCTGCCATCGTGGTGGTTGTCATCATCATCTTCACCGTGGTTCTGATCCTGTTGAAGATGTACAACAG AAAAATGAGAACCAGGCGGGAGCTGGAGCCCAAGGTCCACAAACCAGTCTCCCCTTCTGCCCCAGGCCCGAACAACAACAGCAGCCAACAGCCTGCAACAGTGACCTTCACCCCTGTCGACGTCCACATGGAGAACCGATGA